The Bradyrhizobium ottawaense genome window below encodes:
- a CDS encoding DUF3551 domain-containing protein, translated as MTSVSKTFAVSAATLFASAFLVLTAPTAKAEDYCITNGAQAAHGCGYPTMEACRAAAGGIGGTCAQSGGKSATDSLAYQPKHSQSRSKLRSGAQTNSN; from the coding sequence ATGACCTCGGTTTCGAAGACGTTCGCAGTTTCCGCCGCGACGCTGTTTGCGTCCGCGTTTCTGGTGCTGACGGCACCGACTGCGAAAGCGGAAGATTATTGCATCACGAACGGTGCCCAGGCCGCTCACGGCTGCGGCTATCCGACGATGGAAGCCTGCCGCGCCGCTGCCGGCGGTATCGGCGGAACGTGCGCGCAGAGCGGCGGGAAGAGCGCGACCGACTCTCTCGCCTATCAGCCGAAGCATTCGCAGTCGCGCAGCAAGCTTCGGAGCGGCGCGCAGACCAACTCGAATTGA
- a CDS encoding carboxyl transferase domain-containing protein produces the protein MPLHSSIDPSSSDFSRNAEAMRTLVADLREKLAQVAGGGGEASRNRHTSRGKMLARERVDLLVDPGTSFLELSPLAAYGLYGGDVHSASVVTGVGRISGRECMIVANDATIKGGTYYPMTVKKHLRAQDVARQNNLPCVYMVDSGGAFLPLQDEIFPDERHFGRIFYNQAQMSSQGIPQIAIVMGSCTAGGAYVPAMSDESIIVRNQGTIFLGGPPLVKAATGEVVSAEELGGADVHSRQSGVTDHYAQNDAHAIGIARRIVGTLKPSVRPNLNMHKPRDPLFAAEEIYGVVPVDGRRPFDVRDIIARVVDGSEFDEFKKLYGTTLVCGFAHIWGYPVGIIANNGILFSESSLKGAHFIELCCQRGIPLVFLQNITGFMVGKKYEAGGIARDGAKLVTAVATASVPKFTVVIGGSYGAGNYGMCGRAYSPRFLWMWPNARISVMGGEQASMVLSQVRRDNIEAKGDSWSKEEEDKFREPIRAQYESQGHPYYATARLWDDGVIDPADTRLVLGLGLSAASNAPIEPTKFGLFRM, from the coding sequence ATGCCGCTCCATTCCAGCATCGATCCATCTTCATCAGACTTTTCGCGCAATGCAGAAGCCATGCGCACGCTTGTCGCCGACTTGCGCGAAAAGCTCGCCCAAGTCGCTGGCGGTGGCGGCGAGGCCTCGCGCAACCGCCACACCTCGCGCGGCAAGATGCTGGCACGCGAGCGCGTCGACCTGCTGGTCGATCCCGGCACCTCGTTTCTGGAGCTGTCGCCGCTCGCGGCCTATGGCCTCTATGGCGGCGACGTGCATTCGGCGAGCGTCGTGACGGGGGTGGGTCGTATTTCGGGGCGCGAATGCATGATCGTCGCCAACGACGCCACCATCAAGGGCGGCACTTACTACCCCATGACGGTGAAGAAGCATCTGCGCGCGCAGGACGTGGCGCGGCAGAACAATCTGCCCTGCGTCTACATGGTCGATTCCGGCGGCGCCTTCCTGCCGCTGCAGGACGAGATCTTCCCGGACGAGCGGCATTTCGGCCGCATCTTCTATAACCAGGCGCAGATGTCGTCCCAGGGCATTCCGCAGATCGCCATCGTGATGGGCTCCTGCACCGCCGGCGGTGCCTATGTCCCCGCGATGTCGGACGAGAGCATCATCGTGCGCAATCAAGGCACCATCTTTCTCGGCGGCCCGCCGCTGGTGAAGGCCGCGACCGGCGAGGTCGTCAGCGCCGAGGAGCTCGGCGGCGCCGACGTGCATTCGCGCCAGTCGGGCGTCACGGACCACTATGCCCAGAACGATGCCCATGCGATCGGCATCGCGCGGCGCATCGTCGGCACGCTGAAGCCGTCGGTGCGGCCGAACCTCAACATGCACAAGCCGCGCGATCCGCTGTTCGCGGCCGAGGAGATCTACGGCGTGGTGCCGGTCGACGGCAGAAGGCCGTTCGACGTGCGCGACATCATCGCCCGCGTCGTGGATGGCTCCGAGTTCGACGAGTTCAAGAAGCTCTACGGCACGACGCTGGTCTGCGGCTTCGCCCATATCTGGGGCTATCCGGTCGGCATCATCGCCAACAACGGCATTCTCTTCAGTGAGAGTTCACTGAAGGGCGCCCATTTCATCGAGCTGTGCTGCCAGCGCGGCATTCCCCTGGTGTTCCTGCAGAACATCACCGGCTTCATGGTCGGCAAGAAATACGAGGCCGGCGGCATCGCGCGCGACGGCGCCAAGCTCGTGACCGCGGTTGCGACTGCCTCGGTGCCAAAGTTCACCGTCGTGATCGGCGGCTCCTATGGCGCCGGCAATTACGGCATGTGCGGCCGCGCCTACTCGCCGCGCTTCCTCTGGATGTGGCCGAACGCGCGCATCTCGGTGATGGGCGGCGAGCAGGCCTCGATGGTGCTGAGCCAGGTCCGGCGCGACAATATCGAGGCCAAGGGCGATAGCTGGTCGAAGGAAGAGGAAGACAAATTCCGCGAGCCCATCCGCGCACAATACGAGAGCCAGGGACACCCGTACTACGCGACCGCGCGGCTGTGGGACGACGGCGTGATCGACCCCGCTGACACGCGCCTCGTGCTCGGCCTTGGCCTCTCGGCGGCGTCGAATGCGCCGATCGAGCCGACGAAATTCGGCCTGTTCAGGATGTGA
- a CDS encoding Lrp/AsnC family transcriptional regulator, translated as MAGRDQLDGVDLKILSELQQDGRIRNNELALRVGVSAPNCLRRLKSLFSRGVIRAVRAVIDERRLGYEVVSFVSIQLGSQAQPVLEAFESSIAAIPRIQQCWRISGDTDYLLRCVAPSVESMRQQLLHFAAMPDVKNVRSFPVLGVAKDVPLPLQNVAAASAG; from the coding sequence ATGGCCGGGCGTGACCAGCTCGACGGCGTCGATCTAAAAATACTGTCCGAGCTGCAGCAGGACGGGCGTATCCGCAACAACGAGCTGGCGCTGCGCGTCGGCGTATCCGCGCCGAACTGCCTGCGGCGGCTAAAATCGCTGTTCAGCCGTGGCGTGATCCGGGCGGTGCGCGCGGTCATCGACGAGCGGCGGCTCGGCTATGAGGTGGTCTCGTTCGTCTCGATCCAGCTCGGCAGCCAGGCCCAGCCGGTGCTGGAGGCGTTCGAGAGCTCGATCGCCGCGATCCCGCGCATCCAGCAGTGCTGGCGGATCTCGGGCGACACCGACTATCTCCTGAGATGCGTGGCGCCGAGCGTCGAGAGCATGCGCCAGCAGCTGCTGCATTTCGCGGCGATGCCTGACGTGAAGAACGTTCGGAGCTTCCCCGTGCTGGGTGTCGCGAAGGATGTGCCACTGCCGTTGCAGAACGTCGCGGCGGCATCTGCGGGCTAG
- a CDS encoding ETC complex I subunit, translating into MTARIFKPAKNAMQSGRSKTKEWQLDYEPEQPRSVEPLMGWTSSGDMKQQITLRFHSKEEAIAYCERKGIAYQVIEPQDSIRRPAAYADNFSFRRGEPWTH; encoded by the coding sequence ATGACCGCACGCATTTTCAAGCCCGCCAAGAACGCGATGCAATCCGGCCGGTCCAAGACGAAGGAATGGCAGCTCGACTACGAGCCGGAGCAGCCCCGCTCGGTCGAGCCGCTGATGGGCTGGACCTCGTCGGGCGACATGAAGCAGCAGATCACGCTGCGCTTCCACAGCAAGGAAGAGGCGATCGCCTATTGTGAGCGCAAGGGCATCGCGTACCAGGTGATCGAGCCGCAGGATTCGATCCGCCGCCCGGCCGCCTATGCCGATAATTTCTCCTTCCGCCGCGGCGAGCCTTGGACGCATTGA
- a CDS encoding AraC family transcriptional regulator, whose amino-acid sequence MPFQAATATSRRAVTPTAFVRGVVAAYARYGRDPAEALQRGQVAPDLVNSPGGRITAAQFEALAGHAMRELDDEALGWFSRRLPFGTYGMLCRASITAPTLEVALKRWCRHHRLLTEDVLLDLELSEETAVVSIRELRDLGPLREFCLVTLLRYALGFSCWAVDSAIALRAAEFPYPEPGHVSVYPTIFCKSVRFDADCARIVFDKHYLSLPLTRSPADLDNMLKGALRLTVLPYRRDRLLVERVRRVLRNARGRSLGAEDVASELALSTRTMHRRLREEATSLRDLKEEAKFELAKQELMRGRTPIKRIAEIAGFRNEKSFSRAFRNWSGASPREFRGRYR is encoded by the coding sequence ATGCCTTTTCAAGCCGCCACCGCGACCTCGCGCCGCGCCGTGACCCCCACCGCCTTCGTGCGGGGCGTGGTTGCCGCCTATGCGCGATACGGACGGGATCCGGCCGAAGCGCTGCAGCGGGGACAGGTAGCGCCAGACCTTGTCAATTCTCCGGGTGGGCGGATCACCGCCGCCCAGTTCGAGGCGTTGGCGGGCCATGCCATGCGGGAGCTCGACGACGAGGCGCTCGGCTGGTTCTCGCGCCGCCTGCCCTTCGGTACCTACGGCATGCTGTGCCGCGCCTCGATCACGGCGCCGACGCTGGAGGTCGCGCTCAAGCGCTGGTGCCGGCATCATCGTCTGCTCACCGAGGACGTGCTGCTCGATCTCGAGCTCAGTGAGGAGACCGCGGTCGTCTCGATCCGGGAACTGCGCGACCTCGGGCCCTTGCGCGAATTCTGCCTCGTCACTCTGCTCCGCTACGCCCTCGGCTTCTCCTGCTGGGCGGTCGATTCCGCGATTGCGCTACGCGCGGCGGAATTCCCTTATCCTGAGCCGGGACACGTTTCGGTCTACCCGACCATCTTCTGCAAAAGCGTCCGCTTCGACGCGGACTGCGCTCGGATCGTCTTCGACAAGCATTATCTATCGCTGCCGCTGACGCGCAGTCCGGCCGATCTCGACAACATGCTCAAGGGCGCGCTGCGGTTGACCGTGCTGCCCTATCGGCGCGACCGGCTGCTGGTCGAGCGTGTCCGCCGCGTGCTCCGCAATGCGCGCGGACGCAGTCTCGGTGCCGAGGATGTCGCAAGCGAGCTTGCGCTCTCCACTCGCACCATGCATCGGCGCCTGCGCGAGGAGGCCACCTCGTTGCGCGACCTCAAGGAAGAGGCAAAATTCGAACTGGCAAAACAGGAGCTGATGCGAGGCCGCACGCCGATCAAACGCATCGCGGAGATCGCCGGCTTCCGCAACGAGAAGAGTTTTTCGCGCGCCTTCCGCAACTGGAGCGGCGCCAGTCCCCGCGAGTTTCGCGGGCGGTATCGCTAA
- a CDS encoding isovaleryl-CoA dehydrogenase, translating into MLRDTLRAFVEAEITPRAADIEKANLFPADLWKRFGDLGLLGMTAPEQYGGSNMGYLAHIVAMEEISRGSAAVGLSYGAHSNLCVNQIRRNGNDAQRQRYLPKLISGDYVGALAMSEPGAGSDVVSMKLRADKRGDRYVLNGSKMWITNGGDADVLVVYAKTDPAAGPRGMTAFLIEKGFKGFTHGQHLDKLGMRGSNTYPLFFDECEVPEENVLGKVGEGVKVLMSGLDYERTVLSGGPLGIMAACMDAVVPYMHERKQFGQPIGDFQLMQGKLADMYATWQATRAYVYAVGRACDRADHARSLRKDAAAAILYSAEKATWMAGEAIQALGGVGYTSEFPVGRLWRDAKLYEIGAGTSEVRRMLIGRELMSETA; encoded by the coding sequence ATGCTGCGCGACACGCTTCGCGCCTTCGTGGAGGCGGAGATCACCCCGCGCGCGGCCGACATCGAGAAGGCCAATCTATTCCCCGCAGACCTCTGGAAGCGCTTCGGCGACCTTGGCCTGCTCGGCATGACCGCGCCGGAGCAATATGGCGGCTCGAACATGGGCTATCTCGCCCACATCGTCGCCATGGAGGAGATTTCGCGCGGCTCCGCTGCCGTGGGGCTGTCCTACGGCGCCCATTCCAACCTCTGCGTCAACCAGATCCGGCGCAACGGCAATGACGCGCAGCGCCAGCGCTATTTGCCGAAGCTGATCTCCGGCGACTATGTCGGCGCGCTCGCCATGTCCGAGCCGGGCGCCGGCTCCGACGTCGTCTCGATGAAGTTGCGCGCCGACAAGCGCGGCGACCGCTACGTCCTCAACGGCTCGAAGATGTGGATCACCAATGGCGGCGACGCTGACGTGCTCGTCGTCTACGCCAAGACCGATCCGGCGGCCGGCCCGCGTGGCATGACCGCTTTCCTGATCGAGAAGGGCTTCAAGGGTTTTACCCACGGCCAGCATCTCGACAAGCTCGGCATGCGCGGCTCCAACACCTATCCCTTATTCTTCGACGAGTGCGAGGTGCCGGAGGAGAACGTGCTCGGCAAGGTGGGCGAGGGCGTCAAGGTGCTGATGTCCGGCCTCGACTATGAGCGCACGGTGCTGTCGGGCGGTCCGCTCGGGATCATGGCGGCCTGCATGGACGCGGTCGTGCCCTACATGCACGAGCGCAAGCAGTTCGGCCAGCCGATCGGCGATTTCCAGCTGATGCAGGGCAAGCTCGCCGACATGTATGCGACGTGGCAGGCCACTCGCGCCTATGTCTATGCGGTGGGACGCGCTTGCGACCGCGCCGACCACGCCCGCAGCTTGCGCAAGGATGCGGCGGCGGCGATCCTCTATTCCGCGGAGAAGGCAACGTGGATGGCCGGCGAGGCGATCCAGGCGCTTGGCGGCGTCGGCTACACCAGCGAATTCCCCGTGGGGCGTCTCTGGCGCGACGCCAAGCTCTACGAGATCGGCGCGGGGACGTCCGAAGTTCGCCGCATGCTGATCGGCCGCGAACTGATGTCCGAGACGGCTTAA